One Arthrobacter sp. StoSoilB20 DNA segment encodes these proteins:
- a CDS encoding HAMP domain-containing sensor histidine kinase yields the protein MEGSELWTILAWVLFWAVLIGAATLLSLRLLRRASVLAQICLVVVATVAVLVAGMVSAFNAMFISARDLEVMWYILAMASAVAVALSLMLGAGVSRNAARLVDAARRLGRGETLDHAGEGRGTAPAMTSELAELAQELEASSRRLAESREREAAIETARRELVSWISHDLRTPLASMRAMTEALEDGMASDVPGYYRKIIGQTEQMTAMVNDLLELSKIQAGTLRLRAEPLDLYDLVSDALSDLAPLAAQRGITLDGGGDRECMAVADGPSLARAVRNILLNAITYSRPGTEVHVSVGRGSVGSDSVGEDSTAREGTQNDWRAVVAVQDQCGGIPAEDLPHLFETGWQKDPARGAAEGLQGSYSGAGIGLSMVAGIVKAHGGSVTVENVDGGCRFALSLPAGPLPAGPLPAGPLAEGPLTAAPPASGSNPAVAPQADALQDALQAVPSQAVPLQAVPSQADRLQADQGPAAFLPAREVPPSSLPVSTGTSTEQRPGGDA from the coding sequence ATGGAGGGCAGTGAGCTCTGGACCATCCTGGCGTGGGTGCTGTTCTGGGCCGTCCTCATCGGCGCAGCCACCTTGCTCAGCCTGCGCCTGCTGCGGCGGGCATCTGTCCTGGCGCAGATCTGCCTGGTGGTGGTGGCTACAGTGGCAGTCCTGGTAGCTGGCATGGTCAGCGCCTTCAATGCCATGTTCATCTCCGCGAGGGACCTGGAAGTCATGTGGTACATCCTGGCCATGGCCTCAGCCGTAGCTGTAGCACTGTCCCTGATGTTGGGCGCCGGCGTGTCCCGGAATGCGGCCCGGTTGGTGGATGCCGCGCGGCGGCTAGGCCGTGGAGAAACCCTTGACCATGCAGGAGAGGGGCGGGGAACCGCTCCAGCCATGACGTCCGAACTTGCCGAACTGGCCCAGGAGCTCGAAGCCAGCAGCCGGCGCCTCGCCGAGTCACGCGAACGCGAAGCCGCCATTGAGACTGCCCGGCGGGAGCTTGTGTCGTGGATTTCGCATGACCTCCGGACCCCGCTGGCCAGCATGCGTGCCATGACGGAGGCACTGGAAGACGGCATGGCGTCAGATGTCCCTGGCTATTACCGGAAAATCATCGGCCAGACCGAGCAGATGACCGCCATGGTCAACGACCTCCTCGAGTTGTCCAAGATCCAGGCCGGCACCCTGCGCCTTCGTGCGGAACCCCTGGACCTTTACGACCTCGTCAGTGATGCACTGTCCGATCTTGCGCCCTTGGCCGCCCAACGCGGCATCACGCTCGACGGCGGCGGGGACCGGGAGTGCATGGCAGTCGCCGACGGACCAAGCCTGGCCAGGGCCGTTCGGAACATCCTGCTCAACGCCATCACCTACAGCCGCCCGGGCACCGAAGTCCACGTCAGCGTCGGAAGGGGCAGCGTTGGAAGTGACAGCGTCGGAGAGGACAGCACGGCCCGGGAAGGCACGCAGAACGACTGGCGGGCAGTGGTTGCGGTACAGGATCAGTGCGGGGGCATTCCTGCCGAGGACCTGCCCCACCTGTTCGAGACGGGTTGGCAGAAAGATCCCGCCCGTGGAGCTGCTGAGGGGCTGCAAGGCAGCTACAGTGGTGCGGGCATCGGACTGAGCATGGTGGCGGGCATCGTCAAGGCCCACGGGGGATCGGTCACCGTAGAGAACGTCGACGGCGGTTGCCGGTTTGCGCTGTCCCTTCCCGCAGGCCCCCTTCCCGCAGGCCCCCTTCCCGCAGGCCCGCTCGCGGAGGGGCCGCTCACAGCAGCCCCTCCCGCCTCGGGTTCGAATCCGGCTGTTGCACCTCAGGCTGACGCGCTTCAAGACGCGCTTCAAGCTGTTCCATCTCAAGCTGTGCCGCTTCAAGCTGTTCCATCTCAAGCTGACCGGCTTCAAGCTGACCAGGGTCCGGCCGCATTCCTTCCGGCGCGGGAGGTTCCGCCATCTTCCCTCCCGGTTTCGACCGGGACTTCAACAGAGCAACGCCCAGGAGGCGACGCATGA
- the moaC gene encoding cyclic pyranopterin monophosphate synthase MoaC: MDAVNETPGTRTEHDGGLTHLRQDGTAQMVDVSAKAVTTRQATATATVRTSGQVMALLGAGELPKGDALAVARVAGIMAAKKTPELIPLCHPLPISKVTVDFDLGADAVNIVATVKTKGVTGVEMEALTAASVAALSVYDMIKAVDKHAVLTDIRVLAKSGGKSGDWDDSGEPLQEAGE; this comes from the coding sequence ATGGATGCTGTGAATGAAACTCCCGGGACAAGAACAGAGCACGACGGCGGGCTGACGCACCTCCGGCAGGACGGCACCGCACAAATGGTTGATGTGTCGGCGAAGGCAGTTACCACCCGCCAGGCCACCGCAACGGCAACGGTCCGCACCAGCGGGCAAGTGATGGCGCTCCTTGGTGCCGGCGAGTTGCCCAAAGGTGACGCGCTCGCCGTGGCCCGGGTGGCAGGAATCATGGCGGCGAAGAAGACTCCGGAGCTGATCCCGTTGTGCCACCCGTTGCCGATTTCCAAGGTAACGGTGGATTTCGACCTCGGTGCTGACGCAGTGAACATTGTGGCTACCGTCAAGACCAAGGGCGTCACCGGCGTCGAAATGGAGGCCCTGACAGCGGCGTCGGTGGCGGCCCTGAGTGTCTACGACATGATCAAGGCCGTGGATAAGCACGCAGTGCTGACCGACATCCGCGTGCTCGCCAAAAGCGGTGGCAAGAGCGGCGACTGGGACGATTCCGGGGAACCTCTCCAGGAGGCCGGCGAATGA
- a CDS encoding response regulator transcription factor, producing MTTPTASSTEPGNRRILLVEDEQTIADVVRDYLLQAGFQVDMAGDGFTALELAAERQPDLVILDRMLPGLDGVEVCRRLRRTMSVPVIMVTALGTEDDRILGLEMGADDYVTKPFSPRELVLRVKSVLRRSIKEFTPEPPVEAAGLELDPASRTVTHHGVLLALTVREFDLLAFLMRRPNQVFSREELIKAVWGWDFGDLSTVTVHVRRLREKIEANPTKPELLKTVWGVGYRFDSGAGQVAGSSDIVAGPTDTGEEGHGGQ from the coding sequence GTGACCACACCTACGGCATCATCAACGGAACCAGGGAATCGCCGCATCCTCCTGGTCGAAGACGAACAGACCATCGCCGATGTGGTCCGCGACTACCTGTTGCAGGCGGGCTTCCAAGTGGATATGGCCGGTGATGGGTTCACCGCACTGGAACTGGCAGCCGAGCGCCAGCCCGACCTTGTGATCCTGGACCGGATGTTGCCTGGACTGGACGGCGTTGAAGTGTGCCGGCGGCTCCGCCGAACCATGAGCGTACCGGTCATCATGGTCACGGCTTTGGGGACCGAAGATGACAGGATCCTGGGCTTGGAGATGGGGGCCGATGACTATGTCACCAAGCCCTTCTCGCCACGGGAACTGGTCCTGAGGGTGAAATCGGTGCTCCGGCGAAGCATCAAGGAGTTCACGCCGGAACCGCCGGTGGAAGCTGCTGGGCTCGAACTGGATCCCGCATCCCGGACGGTCACGCACCATGGAGTTCTGCTGGCGTTGACAGTCCGCGAATTTGATCTCCTGGCTTTCCTGATGCGGCGTCCCAACCAGGTTTTCAGCCGGGAGGAACTCATCAAAGCCGTGTGGGGCTGGGACTTCGGCGACCTCTCGACCGTTACCGTGCACGTGCGCCGTCTTCGGGAAAAGATTGAAGCCAACCCCACCAAACCGGAACTGCTAAAAACGGTCTGGGGCGTGGGGTACCGTTTCGATTCCGGCGCCGGCCAGGTTGCGGGCAGCTCCGACATAGTTGCCGGCCCTACCGATACAGGGGAGGAGGGCCATGGAGGGCAGTGA
- a CDS encoding MogA/MoaB family molybdenum cofactor biosynthesis protein, with product MSACEPNSVRKAGVVIASTRAAAGIYADETGPIILDWLNEHGFQTFPTMVVPDGEPVGAALRALLTQDPAVVITSGGTGLSPDDMTPEMTLPLLDREIPGIMEGIRRAGAAKTPMAMLSRGHAGAAGKTFIINLPGSPKGVMDGLAVLDPVIGHLCEQLEGSHGH from the coding sequence ATGAGCGCTTGTGAACCGAACAGTGTCCGGAAGGCCGGCGTCGTGATCGCCTCCACCCGCGCCGCAGCCGGAATCTACGCGGACGAGACCGGGCCCATTATCCTGGACTGGCTCAATGAACATGGGTTCCAAACCTTTCCCACCATGGTGGTTCCGGACGGAGAACCCGTGGGCGCTGCCCTGAGGGCGCTCCTGACCCAGGACCCCGCCGTCGTCATCACCAGCGGCGGAACAGGACTCAGCCCGGATGACATGACACCGGAAATGACGCTTCCGCTCCTGGACCGGGAAATACCGGGCATCATGGAAGGAATCCGGCGCGCGGGTGCTGCGAAAACCCCCATGGCCATGCTGAGCCGTGGCCACGCGGGAGCCGCGGGGAAGACGTTCATCATCAACCTGCCGGGATCCCCGAAAGGGGTTATGGATGGGCTTGCCGTCCTGGACCCGGTCATTGGGCACTTATGCGAACAACTGGAAGGCAGCCATGGGCACTGA
- a CDS encoding molybdenum cofactor biosynthesis protein MoaE yields MGTETDFEVVSAVLSAEPISVDQAIAAVESDTAGAVVSFSGVVRNHDSGKAVDRLSYSAHPTAHQVMSDVVAQLVAEHSGEADQPVRIWAAHRIGMLQIGDPALVCAVAAAHRGQAFAVCAELVDRVKAQVPIWKEQFFSDGTVEWVGAGE; encoded by the coding sequence ATGGGCACTGAAACAGACTTCGAAGTAGTCAGCGCGGTCCTCAGCGCCGAACCAATCTCCGTTGACCAAGCCATCGCGGCTGTTGAATCGGACACCGCCGGTGCGGTAGTCAGCTTCAGTGGTGTGGTGCGGAACCACGATTCCGGCAAAGCGGTGGACCGGCTCAGTTACAGCGCCCATCCCACGGCGCACCAGGTCATGTCCGACGTCGTGGCACAGCTGGTGGCCGAACACTCAGGCGAAGCCGATCAACCGGTTCGGATCTGGGCGGCACACCGCATCGGAATGCTCCAGATAGGCGACCCGGCACTGGTGTGTGCCGTCGCAGCGGCGCACCGGGGGCAGGCGTTTGCCGTCTGTGCCGAGCTGGTGGACAGGGTCAAGGCGCAGGTGCCCATCTGGAAGGAACAGTTCTTTTCCGATGGCACCGTTGAGTGGGTTGGCGCGGGAGAGTAG
- the dapB gene encoding 4-hydroxy-tetrahydrodipicolinate reductase, whose protein sequence is MTEQLAVAVLGANGRMGSEAVKAVEAADDMKLVAALGRGDSLETLLDAGAQYVVDLTVPDTTEANVRFAVEHGMHAVVGTTGWNADKLDSLRALLEQKPGTGVLIAPNFALGSVLASAFAAKASQYFESVEIIELHHPNKVDAPSGTAVRTAQLISEARREAGVPASPDATETSLDGARGCDVEGVRVHSVRLRGLVAHQEVLFGGPGEQLTLRHDSFDRASFMPGVLLGLRKVAANPGLTVGLDGYLELGL, encoded by the coding sequence ATGACCGAACAACTTGCTGTTGCAGTGCTGGGCGCCAACGGGCGCATGGGAAGTGAAGCCGTTAAAGCTGTGGAAGCAGCTGATGACATGAAGCTCGTAGCCGCCCTGGGCCGCGGCGATTCCCTGGAAACCCTGCTCGACGCCGGTGCGCAGTATGTTGTTGACCTCACCGTTCCGGATACTACCGAGGCCAACGTCCGGTTCGCCGTCGAGCACGGGATGCACGCCGTTGTGGGCACTACCGGCTGGAACGCGGACAAGCTGGACTCCCTTCGCGCATTATTGGAACAGAAGCCGGGCACCGGCGTCCTGATCGCCCCCAACTTTGCCCTGGGCTCCGTGCTGGCTTCTGCGTTTGCCGCCAAGGCGTCCCAGTATTTCGAGTCCGTTGAAATCATCGAACTGCACCACCCGAACAAGGTGGATGCTCCCTCCGGCACGGCCGTTCGCACAGCGCAGCTGATCTCGGAGGCCCGTCGGGAAGCCGGGGTGCCGGCAAGTCCGGACGCCACGGAGACGTCCTTGGACGGGGCCAGGGGCTGTGATGTGGAGGGCGTCCGTGTCCACAGCGTCAGGCTCCGGGGTTTGGTAGCCCACCAGGAAGTCCTGTTTGGCGGCCCTGGTGAGCAACTGACGTTGCGTCACGACTCCTTTGACCGGGCTTCGTTCATGCCCGGTGTCCTGCTGGGGCTGCGCAAAGTTGCAGCGAACCCCGGCCTCACTGTTGGCCTTGATGGTTATTTGGAGCTGGGACTTTAG
- a CDS encoding molybdopterin-dependent oxidoreductase, whose amino-acid sequence MTTPSSIDKPGQWEDGQGRAATPETSGTPETTGTQGRAATRDTAGTRDTAVPSGPQAQKSPRARPNPRLWAAASGIAAGGAGIAAGELTAGLLSPLVSPVTALGGAVIDAVPPGVKDLAVQLFGTADKIVLIASIGIVAGLLAALAGVLERRRTGWGLVMAGVAGAAGLTAVVTRAQAGPQAALAPIVAAIVTMLLLRALVRRLATWIPPGAAPARQGDDPAPLARRSFLNALAGTSLAAAVAGTVTAVLTRATTVASGFRESMTLPEPTTPAQAIPAGASLSVDGISPLVTPNADFYRIDTALTVPAIDPPAWKLKVTGMVENEVELDFATLLSKPMTERHITIACVSNNVGGDLIGNALWLGWPVRELLAMARPKAGADMVLSTSNDGWTASTPLEALTDNRDAMLAVGMNGEPLPLEHGFPVRMIVPGLYGFVSATKWLTELKVTRFADDTAYWTPRGWSDRGPIKTQSRIDVPRSGRTVQAGTVQFGGVAWAQHRGVSRVELRLNRGPWKQATLAGGISTDTWYQWQLGVDLTPGDYEVQVRATDSTGQPQTEDKAPVAPDGATGYHTINVKVG is encoded by the coding sequence ATGACCACGCCCAGCAGTATCGACAAGCCAGGCCAGTGGGAGGACGGGCAGGGACGCGCGGCGACCCCTGAGACCTCGGGCACGCCGGAAACCACAGGCACACAGGGACGCGCAGCGACCCGGGACACCGCAGGGACCCGGGACACCGCAGTCCCGTCCGGACCCCAAGCACAGAAGTCGCCGCGGGCCCGGCCCAATCCACGCCTGTGGGCTGCGGCGTCCGGCATCGCGGCCGGCGGCGCCGGGATCGCTGCGGGCGAGCTGACAGCTGGCCTGCTGAGTCCCTTGGTTTCTCCGGTCACTGCCTTGGGCGGTGCAGTGATCGACGCCGTCCCTCCGGGGGTCAAGGACCTCGCTGTACAGTTGTTCGGCACTGCGGACAAGATCGTATTGATCGCCTCGATCGGGATCGTCGCAGGGCTGCTGGCAGCACTGGCAGGTGTCCTGGAACGCCGCCGTACTGGCTGGGGCCTGGTGATGGCCGGAGTTGCCGGGGCGGCCGGCCTGACCGCCGTCGTTACCCGTGCCCAGGCGGGCCCGCAAGCGGCCCTGGCCCCTATCGTCGCGGCGATCGTTACCATGCTGCTGTTGCGGGCACTCGTCCGCCGGCTCGCCACCTGGATCCCTCCCGGTGCTGCACCGGCGCGCCAGGGTGACGATCCCGCGCCGCTGGCGCGGCGCAGCTTCCTTAATGCCCTCGCCGGAACCTCCCTTGCGGCCGCCGTGGCCGGAACCGTTACCGCCGTCCTCACCCGCGCAACCACCGTGGCGTCAGGTTTCCGGGAGTCCATGACCCTGCCGGAGCCAACAACGCCGGCCCAGGCAATACCCGCCGGCGCCTCGCTGTCGGTGGACGGTATCAGCCCGCTGGTGACCCCCAACGCCGATTTCTACAGGATTGACACTGCACTGACCGTCCCTGCCATCGACCCGCCTGCCTGGAAGCTCAAGGTCACCGGGATGGTGGAAAACGAGGTCGAACTTGATTTCGCCACGCTTCTCTCCAAACCCATGACGGAGCGTCACATCACCATCGCCTGCGTGTCCAACAACGTAGGTGGAGACCTGATCGGCAACGCACTCTGGTTGGGCTGGCCGGTCAGGGAGCTTCTCGCCATGGCCCGGCCCAAGGCGGGCGCGGACATGGTGCTGAGCACCAGCAACGACGGCTGGACAGCGAGCACCCCTTTGGAGGCGTTGACGGACAACCGTGATGCAATGCTCGCCGTGGGCATGAACGGCGAGCCGCTTCCCTTGGAACACGGCTTCCCTGTGCGCATGATCGTCCCCGGACTCTACGGATTCGTTTCGGCCACCAAGTGGCTGACCGAACTGAAAGTCACACGCTTCGCCGACGATACCGCCTACTGGACTCCCCGCGGCTGGAGTGATCGGGGTCCCATCAAAACGCAGTCCCGCATCGATGTTCCCCGCAGCGGAAGGACTGTCCAAGCAGGAACGGTGCAGTTTGGAGGCGTGGCCTGGGCCCAGCACCGGGGAGTCAGCCGGGTGGAGCTTCGGCTCAACCGTGGGCCCTGGAAGCAGGCCACACTGGCCGGCGGGATTTCAACCGACACCTGGTACCAGTGGCAACTGGGCGTTGACCTCACTCCCGGCGACTACGAGGTACAAGTGCGGGCCACCGACTCCACGGGCCAACCGCAGACCGAGGACAAAGCCCCCGTGGCTCCCGACGGCGCCACGGGCTACCACACCATCAACGTCAAGGTGGGATGA
- the glp gene encoding gephyrin-like molybdotransferase Glp yields the protein MSVPRSVANHRQAVVELLAGVAAAKGTCRVPLLEALGKPLAADLFAPLSLPPFDNSQMDGFAVRSQDIPGQGAELRVAAPVPAGAAPAALKPGFAAPIMTGAMIPDGADAVVPVEKASPASFPEPSDTDAVVELPAVSPGTYVRNSGSDIEHGALALAAGTLLGPAQLGLLAALGLATVEVPEPLRVLLVTTGDEVVEPGEALTAGKIFDSNGTLLEASMRQAGLEVVRSGISDDHPSSLLSVLQHHTGEAETAVDIIVTTGGVSKGAYEVVRQAMVGQPVDFVPVAMQPGGPQGLGTFNGVPFLGFPGNPVSCLVSFEMFLRPALSEVMGTPAPRTVQAARLAAPLTSPEGKHQVRRGSVAGDGTVHMEGGAGSHLVHALARANALIQIPAAVTELNAGAEVEVWML from the coding sequence TTGTCCGTGCCCAGATCAGTCGCAAACCATCGCCAGGCAGTGGTGGAATTGCTGGCAGGCGTCGCCGCCGCCAAGGGCACCTGCAGGGTGCCATTGCTCGAAGCCCTGGGAAAGCCGCTCGCCGCGGACCTCTTCGCGCCCCTGTCCCTGCCGCCGTTCGACAACTCCCAGATGGACGGCTTTGCCGTTCGCTCGCAGGACATTCCCGGACAGGGCGCGGAACTCCGCGTAGCGGCTCCTGTCCCGGCCGGTGCGGCGCCGGCGGCCCTGAAGCCCGGCTTTGCCGCCCCCATCATGACCGGAGCAATGATTCCTGACGGGGCCGACGCCGTCGTGCCTGTCGAAAAGGCCAGCCCCGCGTCCTTTCCCGAGCCAAGCGACACGGATGCCGTCGTGGAGCTTCCCGCCGTGTCGCCCGGTACCTATGTGCGGAACAGCGGCAGCGACATCGAACACGGCGCACTTGCCTTGGCTGCCGGCACCCTGCTGGGACCGGCCCAGCTTGGCCTGTTGGCGGCCCTGGGCCTGGCAACGGTCGAGGTTCCCGAACCTCTGCGGGTCCTCCTGGTGACCACCGGGGATGAGGTGGTGGAACCGGGGGAGGCGCTGACTGCCGGGAAGATCTTCGACTCCAACGGCACGCTGCTGGAGGCCTCCATGCGCCAAGCCGGCCTGGAGGTTGTCCGTTCCGGTATTTCAGATGACCATCCCTCCAGCCTTCTGTCGGTCCTTCAACATCACACCGGCGAGGCGGAGACTGCTGTGGACATCATTGTCACTACCGGGGGAGTGAGCAAAGGAGCCTACGAGGTGGTGCGACAGGCCATGGTGGGCCAGCCTGTCGATTTCGTCCCCGTTGCCATGCAGCCGGGCGGGCCGCAGGGCCTGGGAACCTTCAACGGCGTTCCCTTCCTTGGTTTTCCCGGGAATCCGGTCAGCTGCCTCGTCTCTTTCGAAATGTTCCTCCGGCCGGCATTGTCGGAGGTCATGGGTACGCCGGCCCCCAGGACCGTCCAGGCGGCGCGCCTGGCTGCGCCGCTGACCTCGCCCGAAGGCAAGCACCAGGTCCGGCGCGGATCGGTGGCCGGCGATGGCACGGTCCACATGGAAGGTGGGGCCGGGTCCCATCTGGTGCATGCCTTGGCCCGCGCCAATGCGTTGATCCAGATACCCGCCGCCGTCACGGAACTCAACGCAGGAGCCGAAGTGGAAGTATGGATGCTGTGA